In Gracilimonas sp., a single window of DNA contains:
- the gpmI gene encoding 2,3-bisphosphoglycerate-independent phosphoglycerate mutase, whose translation MANSESKALLVILDGFGLAKDPTVSAVDKADKPFIDSLFNTCPHSKLSASGENVGLPDGQFGNSEVGHLNIGAGRIVWQELSRINKAISDGSFFNNEELLNAVKKAKPRNKIHIMGLFSDGGVHSHNNHLFALLELCKKHGLENVFVHAFTDGRDTSPHGGVEYAKEFEAKAQEIGVGKLASIVGRYYAMDRDNRWERIKLAYDLLIHGKGEKFASAEEGLKTSYTEDKVTDEFIKPILLDDTQESRIEKGDVILFYNIRGDRARQISRAFNESGFNEFEVEDLDLHYTTFTSYDETFDFANVAYPPQELKNTMGEWLSKKGFKQFRIAETEKYPHVTYFFNGGVEAPNKGEDRIVIPSPKVATYDLQPEMSAEQVADTLCEKLSTEEYQFVVLNFANPDMVGHTGVMEAAIKAVETVDAQLKKVIETANQHGYRSLIIADHGNADCMIKEDGSPHTAHTTALVPAIVVNYPEEITLQDGILADVSPTLLKLMGIEQPDEMTGSPLF comes from the coding sequence ATGGCCAACTCTGAATCGAAAGCATTACTTGTAATCTTAGATGGATTCGGGTTGGCTAAAGATCCAACCGTCAGTGCAGTAGATAAAGCTGACAAACCTTTTATAGATTCGCTTTTCAACACTTGCCCTCACTCCAAACTTTCTGCCAGCGGCGAAAATGTAGGCCTGCCTGATGGTCAATTTGGAAATTCTGAAGTGGGGCATCTAAACATCGGAGCAGGGCGAATTGTCTGGCAAGAACTTTCCCGAATTAATAAAGCTATAAGTGACGGTTCTTTCTTTAATAATGAAGAACTACTGAATGCTGTTAAAAAAGCCAAGCCTCGTAATAAAATCCACATCATGGGTTTATTTTCCGATGGCGGGGTTCACAGCCACAACAATCATTTATTTGCCCTGCTCGAACTTTGCAAAAAGCATGGACTTGAAAATGTTTTTGTGCATGCCTTTACCGATGGCCGCGACACCTCTCCTCACGGCGGGGTTGAATATGCCAAAGAATTTGAAGCTAAAGCCCAAGAAATTGGAGTTGGAAAACTGGCTTCAATTGTAGGGCGCTATTACGCCATGGACCGTGATAACCGATGGGAGCGCATTAAGCTTGCCTATGACCTCCTGATACATGGCAAGGGGGAAAAATTCGCCTCGGCCGAAGAAGGATTGAAAACATCTTACACTGAAGATAAAGTGACGGATGAGTTCATCAAACCTATTTTACTTGATGACACTCAGGAATCCCGTATTGAAAAAGGCGATGTTATCCTCTTTTACAATATCAGGGGAGATCGGGCCCGTCAGATTTCAAGAGCTTTTAATGAATCTGGTTTTAATGAATTTGAAGTAGAAGATTTAGACTTACATTATACCACCTTCACTTCCTATGATGAGACTTTTGACTTTGCCAATGTAGCCTATCCCCCACAGGAACTTAAAAATACTATGGGCGAGTGGCTCAGTAAAAAAGGCTTCAAACAATTCAGAATAGCCGAGACGGAAAAATATCCGCACGTAACCTATTTCTTTAATGGCGGAGTGGAAGCACCTAACAAAGGTGAAGACCGAATTGTAATTCCAAGCCCTAAAGTGGCCACATATGATCTTCAGCCTGAAATGAGCGCTGAGCAAGTTGCTGATACGCTTTGTGAAAAACTGTCGACGGAAGAATATCAGTTTGTGGTACTCAATTTTGCCAATCCTGATATGGTTGGACATACCGGCGTGATGGAAGCTGCAATAAAAGCCGTCGAAACTGTTGACGCACAGCTTAAAAAAGTTATTGAAACTGCCAATCAACATGGTTATCGCTCGCTCATAATTGCAGATCACGGTAATGCAGATTGCATGATAAAAGAAGACGGGAGCCCGCATACAGCACATACAACGGCATTGGTACCGGCTATTGTGGTTAATTATCCTGAAGAAATCACCTTGCAGGATGGTATTCTGGCTGACGTATCTCCCACGCTCCTAAAGCTTATGGGTATTGAACAGCCCGATGAGATGACCGGATCACCATTATTTTAA
- a CDS encoding ATP-dependent Clp protease ATP-binding subunit translates to MEGNFSSKVRDVIQFSREEALRLGHDYIGTEHLILGIVRLGDGVAVRILKNLDCDLFKLKKTIEDTVRGTGGSVQVGNIPLTKQAEKVLRITYLEAKLYKSDTIGTEHLLLSLLRDDENIAAQILQQFSISYDAVREELDLIISGKSRDDQSDASSMKASASSSKGSTGSGSSREKKMEKSKTPVLDNFGRDLTELAEEGRLDPIIGREKEIERVAQVLSRRKKNNPVLIGEPGVGKTAIAEGLATRIVERKVSRVLYDKRVIALDLAALVAGTKYRGQFEERMKAVMTELEKTEDVILFIDELHTIVGAGGASGSLDASNMLKPALARGDVQAIGATTLNEYRQFIEKDGALERRFQKIMVDPTTPEETIEILNQIKPKYEQHHSVRYVDAAIEACVKLTDRYVSDHFLPDKAIDALDEAGARVHLSNITVPQNIIDLEEEIETTSNEKNSMVKKQRFEEAARLRDKEKRLIEELEVAQREWEKESESIVYDVEEDDVASVIAMMSGVPVNKISQNEGQKLLKMKESLSGKVIGQEEAIVKLTKAIQRTRAGLKDPSRPIGSFIFLGPTGVGKTEMAKVLSKYLFDKEDTLIRIDMSEYMEKFSVSRLVGAPPGYVGYEEGGILTEKVRRKPYSVVLLDEIEKAHPDVFNILLQVLDDGILTDSLGRKVDFRNTIIIMTSNIGARDIRNMGKGIGFDTDDSPFDYAKMKSTIQDALKKVFNPEFLNRIDDVITFRPLEKKDIFQIIDLMNEELFNRIKELGFEVEVTKAAKEFITDKGFDQKYGARPLKRAIQKYIEDPLAEELLETKHNDGSVIKIKMNKSRDGLEFDWTDAEPSASAKEKEENGQEEDASEQAKEV, encoded by the coding sequence ATGGAGGGAAATTTTTCAAGTAAAGTTCGAGATGTAATTCAGTTTAGCCGGGAGGAAGCTCTCAGGTTAGGGCATGACTACATCGGAACTGAGCATTTAATTTTAGGTATTGTTCGATTAGGAGATGGTGTAGCTGTCCGGATTCTTAAAAATCTGGATTGCGATCTCTTTAAACTTAAGAAAACTATTGAAGATACTGTTCGCGGAACTGGCGGGTCGGTACAAGTAGGAAATATACCTCTTACCAAACAAGCCGAAAAAGTTTTGCGAATTACCTATTTGGAAGCCAAACTTTATAAAAGTGACACCATAGGAACTGAGCACCTTTTACTCTCCCTGCTAAGAGATGATGAAAATATTGCTGCTCAAATCCTGCAACAGTTCAGTATTTCTTATGATGCAGTTCGTGAAGAACTGGATCTTATTATTTCAGGAAAATCTCGCGACGATCAAAGCGATGCATCATCGATGAAAGCGAGTGCTTCTAGCTCAAAAGGATCAACCGGTTCAGGAAGTTCAAGGGAAAAGAAAATGGAAAAATCAAAAACACCTGTACTCGATAACTTTGGCCGTGATTTAACTGAATTAGCCGAAGAAGGTCGCCTCGACCCTATTATCGGGCGAGAAAAAGAAATTGAACGCGTAGCTCAGGTGTTGAGCCGCCGTAAGAAAAACAACCCCGTGCTTATTGGTGAACCCGGTGTTGGAAAAACAGCCATAGCCGAAGGGCTTGCCACTCGTATTGTGGAACGTAAAGTATCAAGAGTATTATATGACAAACGTGTTATAGCTTTGGATCTTGCTGCCTTGGTGGCCGGTACAAAATATCGCGGACAGTTTGAAGAGCGTATGAAAGCGGTAATGACTGAACTCGAGAAAACTGAGGATGTCATCCTGTTCATTGATGAGCTCCATACTATAGTTGGAGCCGGGGGTGCAAGTGGCTCATTGGATGCTTCAAACATGTTGAAACCCGCACTTGCACGAGGAGATGTTCAAGCCATCGGGGCAACCACCTTAAATGAATACCGACAGTTTATTGAAAAAGACGGAGCCCTGGAACGAAGATTCCAGAAAATCATGGTTGACCCAACCACTCCGGAAGAAACTATTGAGATTCTAAATCAAATTAAACCAAAGTACGAACAACATCACAGTGTACGCTATGTGGATGCTGCTATTGAAGCGTGCGTGAAGCTGACCGACCGATACGTTTCTGATCACTTCCTCCCTGACAAAGCTATTGATGCTTTGGATGAAGCCGGCGCCCGTGTTCACTTGTCAAATATCACGGTTCCGCAGAACATCATCGATTTAGAAGAAGAGATTGAGACTACCAGTAATGAGAAAAATTCAATGGTGAAGAAGCAGCGTTTTGAAGAAGCTGCCCGACTCCGTGATAAAGAAAAACGTCTGATTGAAGAACTCGAGGTAGCCCAGCGTGAATGGGAAAAAGAGTCTGAAAGTATCGTTTATGATGTAGAGGAAGATGATGTAGCTTCAGTTATAGCCATGATGAGTGGTGTTCCTGTAAATAAGATCAGTCAAAATGAAGGGCAAAAACTTCTGAAAATGAAGGAAAGCCTTTCCGGCAAAGTAATTGGACAGGAAGAAGCTATTGTCAAATTAACGAAAGCTATACAGCGCACCCGTGCCGGATTAAAAGATCCTTCCCGCCCCATTGGTTCATTTATATTCTTAGGGCCAACGGGAGTAGGTAAAACTGAAATGGCAAAAGTGCTTTCCAAATATCTCTTTGATAAGGAAGACACTCTTATTCGAATAGACATGAGTGAGTATATGGAGAAATTCTCCGTATCCCGTTTAGTGGGAGCTCCTCCGGGCTATGTTGGCTATGAAGAAGGTGGAATCCTGACTGAAAAAGTACGACGAAAACCTTACAGTGTGGTATTACTGGATGAAATTGAGAAAGCTCACCCGGATGTATTCAACATCTTGCTTCAGGTACTGGATGATGGAATCCTGACTGACAGCTTAGGGCGCAAAGTAGATTTCCGGAATACGATCATTATCATGACTTCGAACATTGGTGCTCGCGATATCCGGAATATGGGTAAAGGAATCGGTTTTGATACCGACGACTCTCCTTTCGATTATGCGAAGATGAAATCAACCATTCAGGATGCGCTTAAGAAAGTGTTTAATCCGGAGTTCTTAAATCGTATTGATGATGTCATTACCTTCAGACCACTGGAGAAAAAAGATATCTTCCAGATTATTGACTTGATGAATGAAGAACTCTTTAACCGGATCAAAGAACTTGGCTTTGAAGTTGAAGTAACTAAAGCAGCTAAGGAATTCATCACCGACAAAGGCTTCGATCAGAAATATGGAGCGCGTCCATTGAAGCGTGCTATTCAGAAGTACATCGAAGACCCACTTGCGGAAGAACTCCTCGAAACCAAACATAACGACGGGTCTGTTATTAAAATTAAGATGAACAAATCCCGGGATGGATTGGAATTCGATTGGACCGATGCTGAACCTTCTGCTTCAGCAAAAGAAAAAGAAGAAAATGGTCAGGAAGAAGATGCTTCAGAACAAGCAAAAGAAGTATAG
- the rpsA gene encoding 30S ribosomal protein S1 — protein MTEELKQEQAEQETTEEQVEETTEVTEAEEKEETATEEEAAATEAEETAAEEREETLTHVYSGEVEGDVFKLEDLQRPSDEYSDDEYNEMVGMYENTLNEIEEKEIVQGRVVSIDEKYVVVDIGFKSEGIIQVNEFSNEALEEMEVGDEIEVFLDRVEDKEGQLILSRRKADILQAWEKIEASHEDGDIIEGYIKRRIKGGMVVDVLGIDAFLPGSQIDVRPVRDFDAYVGKTMEFQVVKLNMAAENVVVSHRALIESDLEDQREEILETIEAGQVLEGAVKNITDFGVFIDLGGVDGLLHITDLSWGRVDDPHEIVQLDQRLNVAVIDFDEKSKRVSLGLKQLQPHPWEGINEKYPEGNKVQGRVVSIADYGAFIELEKGVEGLIHISEMSWTQHIKHPSQLVEKDDVIECIVLNINEEEKKISLGVKQLEEDPWADILERFPVGSKHTGVVRNLTNFGVFVELEPGIDGLIHVSDLSWTEKVDHPNEVVDKDQEIEVVILGVDFDNRRITLGHKQVEDNPWKKYAEEYAPGNEVEGEVIKTTDKGVFVKLPLGAEAFLNYSKSTEAEYKEGDKVEDAFVLNFDENSKNIEISQLDSDKDKAKKAKTKKKADTSKAETGAPTLGEMSGLAALKADMEEKEKAEAQEKADKAKAKKKKAEEEAKAKAEKEEAPDEEEETKAEKEEKKDTSDEEE, from the coding sequence ATGACTGAAGAATTAAAACAAGAACAAGCCGAACAAGAAACAACCGAGGAACAGGTTGAAGAAACCACGGAAGTAACTGAAGCGGAAGAGAAAGAAGAAACAGCAACTGAAGAAGAAGCAGCTGCAACTGAGGCAGAAGAAACTGCTGCTGAAGAGAGAGAAGAAACGCTTACTCATGTGTATTCAGGAGAGGTAGAGGGAGATGTATTCAAGTTAGAAGATCTCCAGCGCCCGTCAGACGAGTACTCTGATGATGAATACAATGAAATGGTGGGTATGTATGAAAATACCCTTAATGAAATTGAAGAAAAAGAAATTGTACAAGGACGTGTAGTCTCTATTGATGAGAAGTACGTTGTTGTTGATATCGGATTTAAGTCTGAAGGTATCATCCAGGTCAATGAGTTTTCAAACGAAGCCCTCGAAGAGATGGAAGTGGGCGATGAAATTGAAGTATTCCTGGATCGGGTTGAAGATAAAGAAGGTCAGCTTATCCTTTCTCGCCGTAAAGCAGATATCCTGCAGGCATGGGAAAAAATTGAAGCCTCTCATGAAGATGGCGATATCATTGAAGGTTACATCAAGCGTCGCATCAAAGGCGGTATGGTGGTAGATGTATTAGGTATAGATGCCTTCTTGCCCGGTTCGCAAATTGATGTACGCCCGGTGCGCGATTTTGATGCCTATGTAGGAAAAACCATGGAATTCCAGGTTGTGAAATTGAATATGGCTGCTGAAAATGTGGTTGTATCTCACCGTGCTCTTATTGAGTCTGACCTTGAAGATCAGCGTGAAGAAATTCTTGAAACCATTGAAGCCGGACAGGTACTTGAAGGTGCCGTTAAAAATATTACCGATTTCGGTGTATTTATTGATCTTGGTGGGGTTGACGGACTGTTACACATTACCGATCTATCTTGGGGACGTGTTGACGATCCACACGAAATTGTCCAGCTTGATCAGCGCTTGAATGTTGCTGTAATCGACTTTGATGAGAAAAGTAAACGAGTTTCTCTTGGATTGAAACAACTTCAGCCTCATCCATGGGAAGGTATCAACGAGAAATATCCTGAAGGAAATAAAGTTCAGGGTCGCGTAGTATCTATTGCTGATTACGGTGCATTTATTGAACTTGAAAAAGGCGTGGAAGGGTTGATTCACATCTCTGAAATGTCTTGGACGCAACATATTAAACACCCATCTCAGTTAGTTGAGAAGGATGATGTAATCGAATGTATTGTATTGAACATTAACGAAGAAGAGAAGAAAATTTCTCTTGGTGTTAAACAACTGGAAGAAGATCCATGGGCAGATATCCTGGAGCGATTCCCTGTTGGTTCAAAACACACCGGGGTTGTTCGCAACCTTACCAATTTTGGAGTCTTCGTTGAACTGGAGCCTGGAATTGACGGCTTGATTCACGTTTCTGACCTAAGCTGGACTGAGAAAGTTGACCATCCAAATGAAGTGGTTGACAAAGATCAGGAAATCGAGGTTGTGATTCTTGGTGTTGACTTCGATAACCGTCGAATCACTCTTGGACACAAACAAGTGGAAGATAACCCTTGGAAGAAATATGCTGAAGAATACGCTCCCGGAAATGAAGTAGAAGGGGAAGTAATTAAAACTACGGATAAAGGCGTATTTGTGAAGCTTCCATTAGGAGCTGAAGCATTCTTGAATTACAGTAAATCTACTGAAGCTGAGTATAAAGAAGGCGATAAGGTAGAAGATGCTTTTGTACTGAACTTTGACGAGAACAGCAAAAACATTGAAATCAGCCAGCTTGATTCTGACAAGGATAAAGCCAAGAAAGCGAAAACCAAGAAAAAAGCAGATACTTCGAAGGCAGAAACCGGCGCCCCAACGCTCGGCGAGATGTCAGGTTTGGCTGCTTTGAAGGCGGATATGGAAGAAAAAGAGAAAGCTGAAGCTCAGGAAAAAGCTGACAAAGCTAAGGCCAAGAAGAAAAAGGCTGAAGAAGAAGCCAAGGCTAAAGCCGAGAAGGAAGAAGCCCCCGATGAAGAGGAAGAGACCAAGGCAGAAAAAGAAGAGAAAAAAGATACTTCTGACGAAGAAGAATAA
- the cmk gene encoding (d)CMP kinase, whose product MIVVIDGPAGSGKSSTAKAVAAQLQIQFLDSGALYRVATLVYLNCQKDYRQFFDQLEESEISFYFKKKKFHAFLNGRDVSDDIRSMEVSESVSEVASNSEVRAYINDLMREVVKHDIYIADGRDLGTAVFPDAALKFYMIADLETRAKRRFNEVKAQGKDVTLDEVKQNIAQRDEKDSNRSSDPLKKADDAILVDTSEMTFEEQVAFISDKIEQLISSQKK is encoded by the coding sequence ATGATAGTGGTAATAGATGGGCCCGCAGGATCGGGTAAAAGTTCAACAGCTAAAGCCGTAGCGGCGCAACTTCAGATTCAATTTCTTGACTCGGGAGCATTGTATCGTGTGGCTACCTTAGTTTATTTGAACTGCCAAAAAGATTACCGACAGTTCTTTGATCAGCTTGAAGAAAGTGAGATTTCCTTTTATTTCAAAAAGAAAAAATTTCATGCGTTTTTGAATGGTCGCGATGTAAGCGATGATATCAGAAGCATGGAGGTTTCTGAGAGTGTAAGCGAAGTGGCTTCAAATTCGGAAGTAAGGGCATATATAAATGATCTCATGCGAGAAGTTGTTAAGCATGATATATATATAGCCGATGGAAGAGATTTGGGTACGGCAGTGTTCCCGGATGCAGCATTGAAATTTTATATGATTGCAGATTTGGAAACACGTGCCAAGCGCAGATTTAATGAAGTGAAGGCACAGGGCAAAGATGTTACACTCGATGAAGTGAAACAAAATATTGCCCAAAGAGACGAGAAAGATTCTAACAGAAGTTCGGATCCTCTTAAAAAAGCTGACGATGCTATCTTGGTGGATACCTCCGAGATGACATTTGAGGAACAAGTTGCTTTCATAAGCGATAAGATTGAACAACTGATTTCATCACAGAAAAAATAA
- a CDS encoding NAD-dependent epimerase/dehydratase family protein produces MGYHLITGGCGFVGRNFVKRLHKTTNDTIFFIDDLSVGTHPSTWLPEGTPSRKENGLEFFGDDSRMVFLKQDARYFIRAMLDNENHIKDTYGLDVTRFKDVFHFAAIVGGRAKIDGDPMLVALDLSIDAEFFLWVCRQKPNRVLYPSSSAAYPVDLQTESDAIALSESDINFKKMGQPDMTYGWSKLTGEYLAQTAAKHYGLSVTCIRPFSGYGEDQDLSYPIPAIARRAALKENPFEVWGTGEQGRDFVHIEDVMDCTLYAMDRITDGSAINIGSGKLTSFLEIIEIFTSFAGYDPNIKKLLDKPVGVHSRYADMSYVNNELGWKPKLSLEEGMRRVYDVAVEKYA; encoded by the coding sequence ATGGGCTATCATCTAATCACCGGCGGATGCGGATTTGTCGGAAGGAATTTTGTAAAACGTCTTCATAAAACCACTAACGACACCATTTTTTTCATTGACGACCTCTCCGTGGGAACTCACCCTTCTACCTGGCTTCCTGAAGGAACTCCTTCCCGTAAAGAAAACGGACTGGAATTTTTCGGAGATGATAGTCGTATGGTTTTCCTAAAACAGGATGCGCGCTACTTCATTCGAGCTATGCTCGATAATGAAAATCATATCAAGGATACTTACGGATTGGATGTTACACGTTTCAAAGACGTATTTCATTTTGCTGCCATTGTAGGCGGACGGGCTAAAATTGATGGTGACCCCATGCTGGTAGCTCTCGACCTTTCGATTGATGCCGAGTTTTTCCTCTGGGTATGCAGGCAAAAACCTAATCGGGTATTATACCCCAGTTCAAGCGCCGCCTATCCCGTTGATTTGCAAACAGAATCGGATGCTATCGCGCTCAGCGAGAGTGATATCAATTTCAAAAAAATGGGGCAGCCCGACATGACCTATGGCTGGTCTAAACTCACCGGCGAGTATCTTGCACAAACTGCTGCAAAGCATTATGGTCTTTCTGTAACCTGTATCCGCCCGTTTTCAGGGTATGGAGAAGATCAGGATTTATCCTACCCTATCCCGGCCATTGCCCGGCGGGCAGCACTGAAAGAAAACCCTTTCGAAGTATGGGGAACCGGTGAACAAGGACGGGATTTCGTTCACATTGAAGACGTCATGGATTGTACGTTATATGCCATGGACAGAATTACAGACGGAAGTGCAATCAATATCGGTAGCGGGAAACTCACCTCTTTCCTCGAAATAATAGAGATATTCACCTCTTTTGCGGGCTACGATCCTAATATTAAAAAGCTACTGGATAAGCCGGTTGGTGTTCACTCCCGATATGCCGATATGAGCTACGTAAATAACGAGCTTGGATGGAAACCCAAACTTTCCCTTGAAGAGGGTATGCGACGTGTTTATGACGTTGCAGTAGAAAAATACGCATAA
- the rpsT gene encoding 30S ribosomal protein S20 gives MPITKQAKKRVRQAEQRRSHNRNRRSKMRTLVKKVYEISDKKEAEKALKEAVSYLDRMTVKGIIHENNAARKKAQLTKYVNNL, from the coding sequence ATGCCAATTACCAAACAAGCCAAGAAACGCGTACGCCAGGCTGAGCAAAGAAGAAGTCACAACCGTAACCGTCGTTCTAAAATGAGAACGTTGGTCAAAAAAGTATATGAGATTTCTGATAAAAAAGAAGCAGAAAAAGCACTCAAAGAAGCTGTTTCTTACCTCGACCGAATGACTGTTAAAGGCATCATTCACGAAAACAACGCAGCTCGAAAAAAAGCCCAACTCACCAAGTACGTAAATAACTTATAA